The Symphalangus syndactylus isolate Jambi chromosome 8, NHGRI_mSymSyn1-v2.1_pri, whole genome shotgun sequence genome includes a window with the following:
- the LOC134737390 gene encoding uncharacterized protein, which produces MQSWTATMSPSGRSPTVQTAHIRQLSGIKERRMNRKRDRCEAAPWAGAMCPLCPHLPGEDTEACAGQRLAQPRPCAPQPGAPPSSLRTTAAAYLCELSAQRRGLPLQTRPLGAQRRRLLLQDAPVRLRLRRLLPAAELLRPTEHLGQRRWAWARDWEGPSF; this is translated from the exons ATGCAGTCCTGGACAGCCACCATGTCCCCATCAGGGAGGAGCCCAACTGTGCAGACAGCTCACATCAGACAGCTCTCTGGCATCAAGGAGAGGAGGATGAACAGAAAGAGGGATCGGTGTGAGGCCGCCCCGTGGGCTGGGGCCATGTGCCCACTCTGCCCTCACCTGCCAG GTGAGGACACAGAAGCATGCGCGGGCCAGCGCCTCGCCCAGCCGCGCCCCTGCGCACCCCAGCCAGGAGCTCCTCCCTCCTCTTTAAGGACCACCGCTGCCGCCTACCTGTGCGAGCTGAGCGCGCAGCGCCGCGGGCTCCCCCTGCAGACGCGCCCGCTCGGTGCGCAGCGCCGCCGTCTGCTCCTGCAGGACGCGCCTGTCCGCCTGCGCCTCCGCCGCCTCCTGCCCGCCGCTGAGCTTCTGCGGCCGACGGAGCACCTGGGCCAGAGACGCTGGGCGTGGGCCAGGGATTGGGAAGGCCCGAGTTTCTGA